The proteins below come from a single Periophthalmus magnuspinnatus isolate fPerMag1 chromosome 7, fPerMag1.2.pri, whole genome shotgun sequence genomic window:
- the lhfpl4b gene encoding LHFPL tetraspan subfamily member 3 protein: MSASPALSDLSRLYQTEFVRSARAVGVLWAVCTLCFAIIQVVILVQPSWVGTEASLHQGRGPEPPSGTLGLFEVCVDSDWPVPECRGGLSTLSPLPSFQSVAVLVGLSLWAVWTSVLCLVLFRFCSAATVYKICAWLQLTAGFCLALACLLFPDSWESPEMRALCGDQVTSFSPGRCSVHWAYILAVLGVLDAAILATLAFVLANRQDALLPPDTKDVTTGLLMSA; the protein is encoded by the exons ATGTCGGCGTCCCCCGCCCTCTCGGACCTGTCCCGTCTCTACCAGACAGAGTTCGTCCGCAGTGCCAGAGCTGTGGGGGTGCTGTGGGCCGTGTGCACGCTCTGCTTTGCCATAATCCAGGTCGTGATCCTGGTCCAGCCCTCATGGGTCGGTACCGAGGCCAGTCTGCACCAGGGACGCGGACCAGAACCCCCAAGTGGCACATTGGGACTGTTTGAG GTGTGTGTGGATTCTGACTGGCCAGTTCCAGAGTGCAGGGGGGGCCTGTCCACCCTGTCCCCTCTTCCCTCGTTCCAGTCTGTTGCGGTGTTGGTGGGACTGTCTCTTTGGGCTGTGTGGACCAGTGTTCTGTGCCTGGTTTTGTTCAGATTTTGCAGCGCTGCCACAGTTTATAAGATCTGTGCCTGGCTCCAGCTCACTGCAG GTTTTTGTCTGGCTCTGgcctgtctgcttttccctgacTCCTGGGAGAGTCCAGAGATGAGAGCCCTGTGTGGAGATCAG GTGACCAGTTTCTCCCCGGGCCGCTGCTCTGTTCACTGGGCGTACATTCTGGCTGTCTTGGGAGTGTTGGACGCTGCCATCTTGGCTACTTTGGCATTTGTTTTGGCTAATCGACAGGATGCTCTGCTGCCCCCTGACACTAAAGACG TGACGACTGGACTCCTGATGTCAGCCTAG